The Bacteroidota bacterium DNA window GCTCGCACTGAATTCAGAGACACACCGGATTTAAAAGTTGGTGATGTTGTTGAGGTGCTTTTAGAAACTAAAGAAGATGCTTTAGGCCAATTAATATTGAGCCGTAAAAAAGCAGTGAGCGAACGCGCTTGGGAAAACATTATGCGTGCTCATGAAAATGACGAAATTGTTAATGGTTACGTTAAATCTCGTACCAAAGGTGGTTTAGTGGTTGATGTATTAGGTATGGATACTTTCTTACCTGGTTCACAAATCGATACTAAACCTATAAAAGATTACGATATATATGTGGGTCAAACTATGCCATTTAAAGTGGTTAAAGTGAATAACGTATTTAAAAACGTTGTTATCTCACATAAAGTGTTAATCGAAGAGGATATTGAAGCTCAAAAATCTGACATCTTATCTAGATTAGAAAAAGGCCAAGTATTAGAAGGTACTGTTAAAAACATGACTTCATTTGGTGTGTTTATTGATTTAGGTGGTGTTGATGGTTTATTACATATTACTGATATTTCTTGGGGCCGCGTAAATCACCCTGAAGAAGTATTACAGTTAGATCAAAAAATTAACGTAGTAGTTGTTGATTTTGATGATGAGAAAAAACGTATTTCATTAGGTTTAAAACAATTACAAGCTCACCCTTGGGATAGTTTAAACACTGAGTTAGTTGTAGGTGGTAAAGTAAAAGGTAAAATTGTAAATATTGCTGATTACGGTGCTTTCTTAGAAATAGCTCCTGGTGTTGAAGGTTTAATTCACGTAAGTGAAATGAGCTGGAGCCAACATTTACGTAACCC harbors:
- a CDS encoding S1 RNA-binding domain-containing protein gives rise to the protein MDNAGFGDYNQNEREQMASAYEKTLSAITEKEIVKGTVVGFTEKEVVLNIGFKSDGLIARTEFRDTPDLKVGDVVEVLLETKEDALGQLILSRKKAVSERAWENIMRAHENDEIVNGYVKSRTKGGLVVDVLGMDTFLPGSQIDTKPIKDYDIYVGQTMPFKVVKVNNVFKNVVISHKVLIEEDIEAQKSDILSRLEKGQVLEGTVKNMTSFGVFIDLGGVDGLLHITDISWGRVNHPEEVLQLDQKINVVVVDFDDEKKRISLGLKQLQAHPWDSLNTELVVGGKVKGKIVNIADYGAFLEIAPGVEGLIHVSEMSWSQHLRNP